The genome window CTGTAACCTAGGCAATTAAATTAAGTTTTTAGTGACATGATTAACAGGCGCGTAGCTATTGGCAAATTTTTACATCTGAAAATAGCCTAGTTCCTTCTAGCTATGAGGTTATGtcatgtttgtgtgcagtgCTCACCATAAAATAAACATTGCACGTTACTCCTCTGCGATCCAAGACCGGTTCCTTTTGAGTTGTACggtttttcaatatttattttaactaatcaAATAGTAGACATCCTGACTTACATCCTCATATCCTTATGCACATCTCATTACCAAATAATATcctacagacacagagaaaactTGAAAGGCCCCTaattagacttacacaccactaaaaaatgtaatcatgacattaaaggtaggtgttaaaaaagacaaaatatttaggctacttgtaaAAATGAACTCCAATATGAAATCCAATGAATATGAAGGCCTACCaagtttttgtgtttgtgtttatgtctatTTTGATACAATTTGACCATTTTGCTATGTTTTTTTGCTAAATTTCTAGAACCGGCCCTGGTACACATAGTGGGGAAATGAATGGGCAGGGTGAACATGATCTGATGGAATTTTCCATGACCTGGAAGAAAATGAACTCTTGAAATGCATTATGTGTACAGGGGTTATCCagttgtgttctgtgtgtggagttttatcattattattttgacttGATCTACAGGAACTCTGGCATATTTCATGACACGTGTGATTTACTCAATAATGAAAAAGCAGTGGGAGTGCCTGTCATGATCTGAAAATATCAGCCCATGCCACAAATGCTTCAGGGAGGCTTTTCAGGTGTATTAACTGCTTTGTTTGTGATGTTATGTGAAGTCTCATGGGACCAAACAGGCAGCGCTGTTCACAAGCTCTTTCCTCAAGAGGAGCCTGCCTAGCAGCAGGGAACGCCTGGATGAGCGGCTGCTTCGGAAGGCTGTTGTGTTGGAGTACAGCAAACCAAAGAAGGCCAAGGTGAAAAGGAAAAAGGCTAAAGGGCTCAATgccagagaaagaagagagctGAAAGTCTTCCAGATCAAACCAGAGCATCAAAAGTGCGTATGAAATATCTTACTTAAAAGAGCAATTTGCAGGTTGATTTCAAAACTGAATGTATGCTTCATCTTGTCTGAAAATGTCTTTTTAAGAatgtattaaggttttgcacctccgTTCTAATGTTACgtcaccgtttgtttacaactagagtggtaggcaagaatggtaggcaagcctacaacagtcgggttgcataggctacacatagttacaaatagcttcaaaattgaaattttaatataaaatattgactgggatgccgaccacttgtgtaggccctaacagttggttttacaataagaagcaaaaaggacgaacgaccgtttagcctacctatcctcatggttgtggaggatgatcgttagcagcttgaagtcttttattctcaagacgGCCTAATGgtgcagcctaggctactgtctacgaagacgtagacTAAAATACAActttctacagtcatccaaaaatgaattgccagagatgggctatgaagggggaaaaagtgcagcattttaaacatggcaagaatatttttaccggaacagtttgttctaatttgtctcgtgaaatttgTGCTTGTGggcatcaatcacctatcttctgtccttctatttctagttatcatgagtgtcatttgattatataatcacaacaaatgataataaatgaaaacagaataggcttatgtgctataacctacaggtcagttaggctaactcccgtatgtcaaaataaactgatttgaccgaattgtttagcgatcacacacaacaacttaacacagcaaccttaaacaccactgttgaataGGTCACGAAGCTGAAGTTGGGCGCACATTCAGAATGCGGTGTAGTCAAGTTTCGATTCCACCTTAAATATTGCAATTTTCTACCGACAGGGGGCAGTGCTGACTGCAAATACGCAAATACACTGGCATTTGCCTAGTAGCAGACgaacatgtaggctactcctCACAGACGAATAAAAGCCTTTTTTCTGGTGACTCCATTGTCGACAAATCTTTAAGTAAATGATACGTGCTTTCTGTCAAATAAATTACACCACATCCCGATACTACCGTCTCACAGCGTTCATATGACACCCTGCATGCCAAATTTCGTCGTGGAAAATGACCATTTATCTTACATTTAAAATACATGAGCTATATTTCATATTCCACAATTAATGCACGAGATTTAATACCTATTGCTCACACATCATTTGCTGTGAAATATTACACCACATCCCGATATAATACAGTCTCTCAGCTTTCATATGACACCATGCATGGCCAAATTCGTCGTGAAAATTGACCCTTTTATTACAATTAAATTTACATGagctatatttcatattttacaaTTTATGCACTAGATTTGATACCTATTGCCCACACAACATTTGCCGTGAAATATTACACCACATCCCGATACTACAGTCTCTGAGCTTTCATATGACACCCTGCATGCCAAATTTCGTTGTGGAAATTCACCCTTTTATTACAATTAATATTACACGAGCTGTTTTTCATATTCCACAATGTATGCACTAGATTTGATACCTATTGCCCAAACATAATTTGCCGTGAGATGTTACACCACACCCCGATACTACAGTCTCTCTCAAGTCATTCGGTACATTTTGGTgattttgggggccaagcagcgaagcacaattgtgtttttatgttttcctattattgggggccaagcagtgaaaCTGTAAAGGCACCCACTGCATTTCTACCTTTTCCCTTTTGTTATTATTGGGGTCCAAGCAGCGAAGCTTCAAAGGTTTGTTCCTTTTCCTATCATTATTATTGATAAAGTATTATTGATAAAGTAAAGTATTATTGATAAAGTGGGGTAATAAAAGGGTGAATTTTCACAATGAAATTTGGCATGCAGGGTGTCATATGAAAGCTGTGAGACGGTAGTATCGGGATGTGGTGTAATATTTCACGGCAAATTATGTGTGGGCAATAGGCATCAAATCTAGTGCATAAAttgtaaaatatgaaatatagctCATGTAAATTAAATCTATGAAATATGGCCATTTTCCACGACTAAATTTGGCATGCAGGGTGTCATATGAAAGCTTAGAGACTGTAGTTTCGGGATGTGGTGTAATATTTCACGGCAAATGTTGTGTGGGCAATAGGTATCAAGTCTAGTGCATACATTGTGGAATATGAAAAACAGCTCATGGGATTTCAATTGTAATAAAAGGGTGAATTTTCACGACGAAATTGGCCATGCATGGTGTAATATCTCACGGCAAATCATGTGTGGGCAATGGGTATCAAATCTAGTGCAtaaattttaaaatatgaaatatagctTGTGTAAAGAAGAAGCAGAAAAGCTTCAAaatctgccccccccctccaaacAAGTGCAATATAAACCGATTTATTTGACAGAAAGCACGTTGTATCATTTACTTAAAGATTGGTCGACAATGGAGTCACCAGAAAAAAAGGCTTCTATTCGTCTGTGaggagtagcctacatgttcGTCTGCTACTAGGCAAATGCCAGTGTCTTCGCGTATTTGCAGTCAGCACTGCCCCCTGTCGGTAGAAAATTGCAATATTTAAGGTGGAATCGAAACTTGACTACACCGCATTCTGAATGTGCGGCCAACTTCAGCTTTgtgatgttcaatgggttcaacttgtcccttgcctaccaggtggatgtaaacaaagctatagaacctagaatacgtcgcATGAAAAACTTTAATATGTACCAATTAATGTTTTACAAAACCTACGGACAGTAATTCAGAAGAAAGTGTACTCATTTTAAGCAGGCTCCTAAATAGGCCTCTCCTGGCCACAAATGAGTCATATTACGTAGGAGAAGGTAAACATATTAAATTGGTGCTTGAGCTCCCAGCCTGTCAGGACATCACGTCCACCATTTCTCTAACAAGAAAAGCAGAGGGTTTTCGAGCTTCGGTGTGTTTTGTGCAGGTAGCCTATAGGGGACTTCACCCCCTCATCTGTCACAAAACGTTTACACAGATATTAATATTCTGAGTATTGACCGTATTCAGAATAAGACAATATTGCGAAAATGGTCTTTACATGAGTTGTTAATAAAATGTTTCATACATATTCCTGTTTACATGTCACACAGCATATTCTGACTTTATGAAAGTTCTAAACGTTTGTTCCGTGAATGATTCCATTGTGTGCGTTCAGATACCTGTAAGTATTgttacattgtgtttgttacATATTTGCGCTGACATTGCCAGTGGTAGGCTATTTCATTCTGTAAATGCGCGTTGTTAGAACGTGAGTGTTTGTTTACCGGCCGCGGTATGAACACGCATGCGTGTAACTTAATTACAGTTAGGCTTGCGGTTATGTTATACCTTGCTAGTTCCctagtgtaggctactgttttgaAACCTGCACCTGTAGTTAATGTGGCAGCAGCTGCCTAAGCTATACTGCCACTTATGTCGCTACTAAGCTATCTCACatgtagggctgggataaacgattaatctaacgattattttttcgatgcattgattaatctaacgattcattttttcagtccgattcgatttcgattcgattatcgattatctccccattaattcactaatagcaacttatacaagtttatttacatatctgaatgaaaaaaacatgaattctttaacattgcaatatatgtttattgctcttaagattccaaaataaaagactatacaagtgcaaagtaatgcatttgtcagaggtagcattcaataaagttcagtagtgtatgtctaattgagtgcctgtcattttaagacgttcgtgtgggaatccttgcaattaacattaacacagttaaaaggctgctgatgtgtgggtgcaattcataacgtagttatttcaaataacggttcgtacttctcctttggacaagcatttgagtcttggaaaacacttttccatttacatcgggattttgcaaacattcagagtcaataaaatgagccctgcatgagtaacgaatacaagcagctgcaggtaagcatgctaaacttgacatccaaacagtattctaacgttagctttgagatactgcttgattgcatactgtaacttaacttggTTTAGTcccctcaatgtactatgttgtgataagaccttagcagagtttactttaactttaatgcagcagttttgaacaaatttgcgcagcatggtcacgatgctaagcggatttaatagcaatttagcccattgtgttctatgcagtgcttctatgtggcaacaacggtccttcaacaatcgtgaatattttggaggagcagcgggctcgttacgagagagagcgggcggggcgaggaaaggctgtgtgagtaaaaagtgcagctcaatgaaattatcttatctttaatttaaatagtaggcctacaacatagaatgtgtggtggccggttttgatattgtggtgcccagccacagattagtcaaggtatggaaaacactgaaggtgtagcctaaaattaaaaatatttagcagcacacgttatgcttgacgaatcgacgctcatattttgcgtcgacgcgttgtcccagccctactcacatgtgtttctttctttctcaccccaaaagtgtagcctatcttCTCCTTCATTCCAGACATCTTTTCTGAagctgtagcctacatagctcCGCTCATAAACTTTCCCGCCAGAAGGTCATGACAGAAGAAATATGGGCCGTCAAACAGTTTGATGTTATGTGTAtcattatggttatgggatttggcagacgcttttgtccgaATCGATGTTATTTGCCATGCTGCCCAATTGTTGCGAAATATTGTGATTATTCCAATAGGACTAAAAATGAAGGCGGCCTACATGGACGTTTGATCAACAGTCACGTCAAAAGTATGATTGCTAGAGCAGATTTATTAAACAATATCAAGATAATGTCATAGAGGCAGACACAGCGTTAGTCACCATTATCACCGAGTCACTAAACAAAACTCTACCTCTGTCCTCTGCCCGTCATGTCTTCCCCTGTTCTCTCCCTGGCCCCTACCTGGCCTAGGTGGCTCATAATTATCACAggtgttttcattgtttataacatagactgtatatacagtctatggtttatAATCTCCCCTGAGTCTGTGTCAGCATTACGACTGGTTTGCTCTCTGTTAGCTCACTTCCGGTTAGTGGTTTATAAATGCGGAAGTTATTTTCTCACAATTTTCTCACAATATGTTGTTTCTGGTGTAATTATCATTTTTCATCTTTCTGAGAATCTAGTTCCTTCATCATTTATCAACACTATGCTTCATAGGGGTTTCCTGCAAGTTGCGCTTTAAATCTACTACCATCAGTAGGCctaattgttgttgtttttctcttaGTATAAAGTCAGATGGAGATATCTCATTTAAATATTCTGCTCACCATTGTGGAATGCAGAAGTGCTTACCTCATTGGTACCCTCGTTCTGTTGATTTAGTTTCAGCATCTCGTGTTTTTCTCATGTAATTGGGTAATTGCATCGCATTTTGTATGGTTATGCTGCTCCGCATTTGGATGCTTTTGAAGATTGTCTGCTTTCACTCCTCAGATACAGTCTGTTCTTGCCACTACATGAGCTGTGGAAGCAGTACATACGTGATTTGTGCAATGGATTGAAACCAGAAAGGTGATTGCAAACCTATCAGCATACACTCAGAATGCTATTCAGCATGGTTATAGATTATAAGATGAAGGCTGATGAATAAATGTTTACTACTTCTTTGTAGCAATCCCCAGAGTATCCAGCAGAAGTTTTTGAAGGCGGACCTCCATGGGGCAGTACTAACAGGTGGGAATCTCATTTCAGACCGTTTGGGCAGACTGAATTTAGACAAGCTGGGACATTTTATGGATATAATTCACCTGTGATGTCAATCTTGAAATTCAGTATGTCTTTAATATACCGGTATATGTCTGTTTCATAGCATAACTGGAACACTATTATGAATACAACCCCCTTCTTTATGATCAGATATGAGATCAATGGCCTGCATTTGCCTGACTGTTCTTATTGACCATGAATCACTGATTTCACATCATGCAACTAGCTCTCTATTCATTCTAATTAAATCAATTTTTGGCAAGCAGTGGTGCGATCCAAATGCCCCACGTATGTGGGCATTACGGGTATCCTGATCCAGGAGATGAAGCATGTGTTTAAAATCATTACAAAAGAGGATAAGCTCAAAGGTAGGTCCTAATTGTTGTCTTGTCTGGTTGATCAAATTGTgcaactgttttgtcattgttgatgttgGTGTTTACTGGATCTCTCCGTGTGACGAAAATATGCATGGCATGATATACACTTTTTTCACATTCAGCAAGATTCTTTTTACGCTCTAATAGCTGtcgatttctttttttgtgtgtgcactgaaaTGGACTCAGGTGTCCATACACAGTTCCAACTCTAAATGGGAAACAAACTTCCAGGCAACATGATTggatatgaaaaagagcatcccagagagactgagggccagatgtacttaCATTTGTGAACATTGTGTTATCAGCACCATGAACAAACCGCAGATAGCGAACGCTGTAATAcgtggtatttatcaaactttcacTTCATCGGGTAATCTGCGCCTTTCTCAGCCCCCCTACCGCAATTTActaacgtccacaactgaacggcatagcctacatacaagtgcagttgaatgaagttaactgatgaccgcattaaaaagaatcaaacatttagcgatcatgaaataatacaattcatgataagatgtcaacaagcagggagataacggagatcagtagttctactcaaactacttgtgcacataggctatggaagattggtcaaatctagcaagttggaaagtttaagtggataacatgaaagtaagacatttgaaaggccaacgaaagttaaggttgcttttgatatagtacaaagacgcaaaactggtgctctaaatagcagtctttgaaaggttctattattgacgcatttaaccacaatttggattaacacctgcttttacaaggcggagatatttaggcgcagaatagacgtgcgctttcagaggcagtttttgtacatacctcggaatacataattaggcgctatttgcgcttcccctcccatctctttacggcaaactcccactttccccttgaCCCTCCCATGAATGCTCCCACGACAGGCagtcatctgggctaaagatgTAAGCATCCAACCATTCCAACTTGTTTTGATCCTAAAttcaaaacccaacatctatgacggtggaggtgcattagtgcctacagcatgggcatggCACAATCAATTcggaatgatgtatacaggttttgagcaacatgtagtagtagtagtagtagtagtagtagtagtagtagtagtagtaggccttTATTGTCACATAGTCACAAAGCATATACTGTCATTcagccaaaatgaattctgcacatatttaaacagtatttctccatagaggaagagtccaggtgctaatgGCCTGCATGTCtacagtccagacctgtcaaattaggtgcatcattgaatgaaaaacatgatttaaGAATACCTCATACTGTTGACTGGTCTGGTCTTCTCAGGTCCAATACATTTAtataattttgttaaatgaagaggtgaagcagcacagtgctAAACATTctctgtcccaactttttttaaaaacatgacaTTCAAAATGctcatatattttccatgaaatcaaaatgttcattttcaatatttgatgttgtctatgtcctttttgctgcttaAGATGAGTTtacaagacttgtatattatcactttctgtttttatttgcattttacacaacatcccaactttttctgatttgggatTGTAATATGATTTAACAATATTCATATAGCCCCATTTCCAAAAAAGTTTGGacgctgtgtaaaatgtaaaaaaaagaaaaagaaacaaaatgtttcaacaattgatatgttgtctttgcacaggttttaaattattatttttttatttgattttattgacatttttacattttggaaACCGGGTTGTACAATAATAATTTTATCTTATACTCAGAGAGAAACAACTTGTCTGTTATCAGATAAGTTCTTCAATAAAAGTAATGTTTCTATTTCCCCCCCGCAGTAATTCCAAAGAGGAACAGCGTGTTCAGTGTGGAAATTGATGGCTTTGTCTCTCATATCTACGGGAGCAAATTCGAGCTGCGGTCCAGTGAACGCTCTGCTAAGAAATTTAAAGCCAGAGGGACGATTGACCTATAAGGAACGTCTAGCCACAACTCTGGAGGTTCCTTCTGCACAGTCTTCTTATTAGTGATCTGATGAGTAAACACTGGTCTGCAGGAGAATTAATGACCGGTAGACATGAAAAGCGCTCGGTAGGTGCTTATTGTTTCCTTTTTCTTTGTACAGTAATATTTTTGGAACAGCTTTTGTAGATTCACATTCAATTAACTGATGTTCTCTTCAGACCCTGGGGTGCTGTATTCTCTAGTCAGGAGAGTtctgtgttttttgtgtatCATAGGCTCTATCATTTTTGTCCACAAGGGCGAGCTCAATGCACCCTTTTTATTTTACctcctagttttttttttcatggataTGGCATTCATTTGATTTTCAAATGTTTCTTTCATTCAAAtaaaatttgtcattttaaaaaggaaaataagTCTTGAAATctgaaatatttttgccatgttgCCGTTTGGGATATACATTACCTGTTACCAGACTATAATTGCATCCATCAATTTTGCTAAATACACTGACTTAGTAGCCAAATCAAGATTTTCAGTGGATTGTTTCCTGCCCCATAAAATAACAGCATCACTACCAGTGCTAGTAAGTTCCAGTATATTTAATATCAATGTGGAGCTAAGGCACATATGTAAGCTTTCTGTTTAAATCACAATTTGCACAGTAGTTAAGCTGTTGATCAAATGTGtttatactgtgtgtttgttggtcaGACATttaagaacaaaaacaaaatcgcATAACCAAGTGGCATTAACAGTGACAAAGAATCACACAGAAAGACTgaaactttttgttttgtttggcacACATTAGCAGACTGACACCTTGCCACACCCTGTTGATCATTGCTGGGAATTTCTCAACATTCTCATTGGAGGGTGGTTTTGATTGTTGGCGTCATGGATACTCTAGAAATCCCCATTTTCTTTTAACTTCAACACAGTTATTGGTTGTTCACATAAAGCCATTGAAATATATAGGTGATGGTCAAACATACCGGACATTAAATACTGTCAGGGTCTACAAATGTATTCAGACAATtttgaaagatttttttttttttttttttttttttaaattgtcttGTCTTTTCTTGTAAATTGTCAACTTGTTAAAAATTGACAGTGTTGTAAATAAATTTCTTCTGAATCCCATACAGTCTTTCTCAAATACCGTGTCTCACTTCCGTCTGCAATTGTGGTAACACTGAGAAGAAGTGTGAGGGAGGGGCAGATGGACAGACTGCAGGAGGGAAAAGGGTGAAATTGCAAAACCATCTTTCAACAGAAACACACCACGTTAAGGCTCCTGGCTTCCTCTTACAATAAATGGTGACTTTTCTCAACAGGCACAGAGATGCACATGTAGTCTCCACAGAACACAAAGCTAATATTTAGAGCTCTTGCATCTGAAAGATGAAACATGGCACTCAATCCCTCAAAATAGGGTCCTCTACCTACAATTTAGTTGAATGTGATTGAGGGAAAGTCAGTTTCACTGATAGTAAATGAGTATACAAAATGCCATTAGTGTGTAggctaataatataataaaatgtaaCAGTAATTATAGCAGAATTGCACAGAATGACCGTAGTAATAGCAATTATCCCAATAAGGGAAACAAAGAAAAAAGGTTTTCATTAGCATCTGATGCATTTATAAGACAGTCGTGAAACTGATCATGTCAAAACATTCTGTGTACTTAAAGAGAACCTGCAGAGACTAAAAAAATCATAATCCTAATTTTTAAAATCCTAGAACCAGGTACATTGcaaaacattcacaaacaacaaacatatTTCTTTTCGTTTGTTATCTAACCCATGCTTTGTTTCTGAGAACTCAAACTGGAACTCCCCTCAACAAAACAGGAACAACGAGTTTGACGTGCATATGAAGAGGCAAGTCTTCTGTTGACATGAAACTCTGAAGACCGAAGCTGAGTAGTTGGTAGTTGTACAGTACAGGTATAAGTTGGAAAACGGCTCTTGTTTGGAAGATACTTTCATACACCATAGCTCAACCTTCAAGAAACTGAATTTCACCTCTAGCACAGTCTTTTCAGATCTTCGCACTGCCAGGTATTTCCATAATAATTGttcagtgtttgttttgttggatTTTGTAAAATTAACATTTAACACCCATGTTTACTGAGAGCCACCATGGGACTAAACTCATTCAGTTATGCTAGAGTGTTAGCTTTTCATTTACCTTGCTCATAATAGCGAGTGAAGCGTGAAGTGCTTGTGGTGATTCTGAATATTTATTGACTTTAGTCTGACAGATGAGTTGACTGCTGTTTTTAGGATGTGAAGTTAAATGGGTAAAATAGCACAGATATTGTCTAGACTAGATAAGTAAGTGGGACTGCACTGTGATGGGATCTGAGGTCAACAGGTTAACTTATACTGCTTCTTTCCTCTGCCAAACCAGTCAGTCATGGTGGACCAGACACCATTCGAACAGAAGAACCGGGAACGGATCCAGGCAGTGGAAAATTCCTTTGGGCCCTCTGGGAAGTCGCTGATGGAGCCGGGTCGTGTGTTGGTGGGAGAGGGACGACTCCTGAAGCTGTGCCGTCGTCGGCCGCAACAGAAGGTCTTCTATCTGTTCAATGACATCCTGATCTATGGGAGTATAATTCTTCATGGAAGATGGCACAAGAGGCAGCAGGTCATCCAACTGGAGGAGGTCGAACAGGAGGACCTGGAGGACGGGCTGGGCATGGCCAACCAGTGGCTGCTCCGCACGCCTCGCAAGTCCTTCTCCGTGGCTGCTGCCTCGCTCGAGGAGAAGCAAGCCTGGATGGAACACATCGAGGAGTGTCGTTTGCAACAGATTGAACGCCTCGGCCTCAAGTCCGAAAAGAGGGGGAGTTTCGCCGCCTCCTGGATTCCCGACCGTGCGTCCGCCATCTGCATGCGCTGCTCGAATCGCTTCGGGGTGACGCAGAGACGCCACCACTGCCGCCGCTGCGGCTTCATCGTCTGCAACACCTGCTCAAAGGGACGGGCCGTGCTGGAGAACATCTCCAGGAAGCCGGTGCGCGTCTGCCAGCAGTGCATGGCCACCATGCAGGGGGAGTGGCAGCAGGGTCAGACCCAGGGGGACTCATGGAACAGCAGAAACTGGCATAAGGGCTCCGTGGAGGACAAGCAACACACGCTTCCTGACGACGACGTCTCCAGCGGAGAGGAGTGCGAGGAGCCAGCCGAGAGCCATGCGCCCACTCAGTGGGTCAGCATGCAAGACGGCTCCTGCTCACCTTACTGTTATTTTAACCCAGATCATCTAACACCTCCTGGACTGACAGCCTGAAGCCATTAAGAACAGCAAACTGGTGGAGCACGACAAAGACTGAATTTTTAAGAAATAGGCAAGGCACACTCACACTAATTTCCTGATATATTCAACTGAAGTAGGTTTATCCTGATATTGTTTTAA of Alosa alosa isolate M-15738 ecotype Scorff River chromosome 14, AALO_Geno_1.1, whole genome shotgun sequence contains these proteins:
- the pop4 gene encoding ribonuclease P protein subunit p29; translation: MEADVNTKLPSEHADILGVQSHGTKQAALFTSSFLKRSLPSSRERLDERLLRKAVVLEYSKPKKAKVKRKKAKGLNARERRELKVFQIKPEHQKYSLFLPLHELWKQYIRDLCNGLKPESNPQSIQQKFLKADLHGAVLTVVRSKCPTYVGITGILIQEMKHVFKIITKEDKLKVIPKRNSVFSVEIDGFVSHIYGSKFELRSSERSAKKFKARGTIDL
- the plekhf1 gene encoding pleckstrin homology domain-containing family F member 1, which codes for MVDQTPFEQKNRERIQAVENSFGPSGKSLMEPGRVLVGEGRLLKLCRRRPQQKVFYLFNDILIYGSIILHGRWHKRQQVIQLEEVEQEDLEDGLGMANQWLLRTPRKSFSVAAASLEEKQAWMEHIEECRLQQIERLGLKSEKRGSFAASWIPDRASAICMRCSNRFGVTQRRHHCRRCGFIVCNTCSKGRAVLENISRKPVRVCQQCMATMQGEWQQGQTQGDSWNSRNWHKGSVEDKQHTLPDDDVSSGEECEEPAESHAPTQWVSMQDGSCSPYCYFNPDHLTPPGLTA